From the Helicobacter pylori genome, the window CTAAAATCGCCCAGCTTTTCAACCAATTCACCCCCTTGAATAATAGGGATTTGGAGAGTCAAATTGAGAGCATGATGGACAAGGTGGGTTTTAAATCCGAAGGCATCTTTGTGATGGACGCTAGCAAGAGGGATGGGCGTTTGAATGCGTATTTTGGGGGCTTGGGTAAAAACAAGCGGGTGGTGTTGTTTGACACTTTGATCTCTAAAGTTGGGACAGAAGGGCTTTTAGCCATTTTAGGGCATGAATTAGGGCATTTTAAAAATAAGGATTTGTTGAAAAGTTTAGGGATTATGGGAGGCTTGCTCGCTCTTGTTTTTGCTTTGATCGCTCATTTGCCACCGATCGTTTTTGAAGGCTTTAATGTTTCACAAACGCCAGCGAGTTTGATTGCGATCTTGCTCTTGTTTTTGCCGGTATTTTCTTTTTACGCTATGCCATTGATTGGGTTTTTTAGCCGAAAGAATGAATACAATGCGGACAAATTTGGAGCGAGTTTAAGCTCTAAAGAGGTTTTAGCCAAAGCGTTAGTGTCTATTGTGAGCGAGAATAAAGCGTTCCCCTATTCGCACCCTTTTTATGTTTTCTTGCATTTCACGCACCCGCCGCTATTAGAGCCGCTTGAAAGCTTTGGATTATGAAATTGAATGACCCTTTCACAAGCCCTAAACAAAGCCAAAAAAGAATTATCGCAAAAAGGTTTTAGGGGTGGCTTAGAGTCTGAAATTTTATTAGGCTTTGTCTTGCAAAAAGAAAGGGTTTTTTTACACACGCATGCTTATTTAGAGTTAAACCACGAAGAAGAGGTGCGCTTTTTTGAATGGGTAGAAAAGCGTTTGAACGACTGCCCCATAGAATATTTATTAGAAAGCTGTGATTTTTATGGGCGCTCTTTTTTCGTGAATGAGCATGTTTTAATCCCACGGCCTGAAACGGAGATTTTAGTCAAAAAAGCCCTTGATATTATTTCTCAATACCATTTAAAAGAGATAGGCGAAATAGGCATAGGGAGTGCTTGCGTGTCCGTTAGTTTGGCTTTAGAAAACCCCAAAATTTCCATTCATGCGAGCGATATTTCACCCAAAGCTTTAGAAGTGGCGTTAAAAAACATTGAACGCTTTAATTTAAAAGAGCGTGTTTTTTTAAAACAAACATGCCTTTGGGATCATATGCCAACGATAGAAATGCTTGTCTCTAACCCGCCTTATATCGCTAGAGATTATCCTTTGGAAAAATCCGTCCTCAAAGAACCGCACGAAGCCCTTTTTGGGGGGGTTAAAGGCGATGAAATCTTAAAAGAAATCATTTTTTTAGCCGCTAAATTAAAAATCCCTTTTTTGGCCTGTGAAATGGGGTATGACCAGTTGAAAAGCTTGAAAGAATGCTTGGAGTTTTGCGGTTATGATGCAGAGTTTTACAAGGATTTGAGCGGCTTTGATAGAGGGTTTGTGGGCGTTTTAAAAAGTTTTT encodes:
- a CDS encoding peptide chain release factor N(5)-glutamine methyltransferase, which produces MTLSQALNKAKKELSQKGFRGGLESEILLGFVLQKERVFLHTHAYLELNHEEEVRFFEWVEKRLNDCPIEYLLESCDFYGRSFFVNEHVLIPRPETEILVKKALDIISQYHLKEIGEIGIGSACVSVSLALENPKISIHASDISPKALEVALKNIERFNLKERVFLKQTCLWDHMPTIEMLVSNPPYIARDYPLEKSVLKEPHEALFGGVKGDEILKEIIFLAAKLKIPFLACEMGYDQLKSLKECLEFCGYDAEFYKDLSGFDRGFVGVLKSFLR